A genomic segment from Propionibacteriaceae bacterium ZF39 encodes:
- a CDS encoding ABC transporter substrate-binding protein, giving the protein MLTRLMSRAGVALIAGTLALTACSAPQSATRTSDQSGDRATRIVLADAYDLGGFNPISGYGELGVSPLYDGLMRLDSSGDDRLPAFAPALATAPPTSNADFTEWTVPLRSGVTFHDGTSFDAADVVATYEAVLDPASASEIASAFEMIDAVTGQATDAGESVTFTLKYPYADFPARLLLVIAPSEKLTGGLASESSLNREPVGTGPYRLAELSTDRAVFVVNESYWGSVPQVRELTTVHLPDDGARAMRVAAGEFDGTVLPPALAKTFEARNGFSVEPARSADWRGVSLPADVAFTADPQVRIALNLAVDREAIVSKVLAGYGTAAHTPVSPMYGDAFDPEAAFPFDPDRARAMLAAAGWTPGPDGVLVKGDDRATFTVAVSPTDSLRRDLATAFAADMKKIGVEVKLEALGWDKIEPRIGDLGILLGGGDKPYSLDTQVFAALHTPIDGTAVWDNPGRFGTPALDAALDEARRTADESRRTTLYREVQSEYLTDPSYVFLAFLEHTYVVRDSDWKRAPVTVEPHAHGVNWGPWWNLATWTR; this is encoded by the coding sequence ATGCTAACTCGCCTCATGTCGCGCGCAGGGGTTGCCCTGATCGCCGGCACCCTCGCGCTCACGGCGTGTTCTGCACCCCAGAGTGCAACCCGCACCTCCGACCAGAGCGGGGACCGGGCCACGAGGATCGTCCTGGCCGATGCCTACGACCTCGGCGGGTTCAACCCCATCAGCGGCTACGGCGAACTCGGCGTCTCGCCGTTGTACGACGGTTTGATGCGGCTCGACAGCTCTGGCGATGACAGGCTGCCCGCCTTCGCGCCCGCCCTCGCCACGGCGCCGCCCACGAGCAACGCCGACTTCACCGAGTGGACCGTTCCGCTGCGCAGCGGGGTCACCTTCCACGACGGCACCTCGTTCGATGCCGCCGACGTGGTGGCCACCTACGAGGCCGTCCTCGACCCGGCGAGCGCGTCCGAGATCGCGTCGGCGTTCGAGATGATCGACGCGGTCACCGGCCAGGCCACCGATGCCGGGGAGTCGGTCACGTTCACCCTCAAATATCCGTACGCCGACTTCCCCGCGCGTCTGCTGCTCGTCATCGCCCCCTCCGAGAAGCTGACCGGCGGGCTGGCGTCCGAATCGAGTCTCAACCGCGAGCCGGTCGGCACCGGGCCTTACCGGCTGGCCGAGCTCAGCACCGACAGGGCGGTGTTCGTCGTCAATGAGTCGTACTGGGGGTCGGTCCCGCAGGTCCGGGAGCTGACGACGGTCCATCTGCCTGACGACGGCGCGCGCGCGATGCGTGTGGCGGCGGGAGAGTTCGACGGCACGGTGCTGCCACCGGCCCTCGCCAAGACGTTCGAGGCCCGCAACGGCTTCTCGGTCGAGCCCGCACGCTCCGCCGACTGGCGGGGCGTGTCACTCCCCGCTGACGTCGCGTTCACCGCTGACCCCCAGGTGCGCATCGCGCTCAACCTGGCGGTCGACCGCGAGGCGATCGTCTCGAAGGTGCTGGCCGGCTACGGCACGGCCGCGCACACCCCCGTGTCCCCGATGTACGGCGACGCGTTCGACCCGGAGGCCGCCTTCCCCTTCGATCCGGACCGGGCCCGAGCGATGCTCGCCGCCGCCGGCTGGACGCCGGGGCCGGACGGCGTACTCGTCAAGGGCGACGACCGGGCGACCTTCACGGTCGCGGTCAGCCCCACCGACTCGCTGCGCCGCGATCTGGCGACCGCCTTCGCGGCCGACATGAAGAAGATCGGCGTCGAAGTGAAGCTGGAGGCCCTCGGCTGGGACAAGATCGAGCCCCGCATCGGCGATCTGGGCATCCTGCTCGGTGGGGGCGACAAGCCGTACTCCCTCGACACCCAGGTGTTCGCGGCGCTGCACACCCCGATCGACGGCACGGCAGTCTGGGACAACCCCGGCCGCTTCGGCACCCCCGCCCTGGACGCCGCGCTCGATGAGGCCCGCCGCACCGCCGACGAGTCCCGCCGCACGACCCTGTATCGCGAGGTGCAGTCCGAATACCTGACGGACCCGTCGTACGTGTTCCTGGCGTTCCTCGAGCACACCTATGTGGTGCGCGACAGCGACTGGAAGCGGGCACCCGTGACGGTGGAGCCGCACGCCCACGGCGTCAACTGGGGCCCGTGGTGGAACCTCGCCACGTGGACGCGCTGA
- a CDS encoding ABC transporter permease has translation MTDAVVTGATPSVRFRWLPWAWLGLAAIVLYAVVVPLLAPAAWHEVDLAAARQAPSQAHWFGTDSTGRDLFVRVAEGLRVSLVIAVICSVTSTLIGVAVGTFAAVAGGVIDGVLMRFTDATNALPHLLLGITIVAFFPGSLVAIIASIALTHWPQVARIVRSVAVTTRRMEFVDAAYLAGARRRDVTVRHILPAVSGQAAVAIVLLLPHAIWHESTLSFLGLGLAPDAASLGTLLAIARGEMLIGAWWALAFPALVLVGTTLAASGIAHRLQRRFAPVAEARVA, from the coding sequence ATGACTGACGCGGTGGTCACGGGGGCGACCCCGTCGGTGCGGTTTCGATGGCTGCCCTGGGCCTGGCTCGGGCTGGCCGCGATCGTGCTGTACGCGGTAGTGGTCCCCCTGCTGGCGCCGGCCGCCTGGCACGAGGTCGACCTGGCCGCGGCCCGCCAGGCGCCGTCGCAGGCGCACTGGTTCGGCACCGACAGCACCGGCCGTGACCTGTTCGTGCGGGTGGCCGAAGGGCTGCGGGTCAGCCTCGTGATCGCGGTCATCTGCTCGGTCACCTCCACGCTGATCGGGGTAGCCGTGGGCACCTTCGCCGCGGTGGCCGGCGGGGTGATCGACGGCGTCCTCATGCGGTTCACCGACGCGACCAACGCGCTGCCGCACCTGCTGCTGGGCATCACGATCGTGGCCTTCTTCCCGGGGTCCCTGGTCGCGATCATCGCCTCGATCGCGCTGACCCACTGGCCCCAGGTAGCCCGCATCGTGCGCTCGGTGGCCGTGACCACCCGGCGCATGGAGTTCGTCGACGCCGCTTACCTCGCCGGCGCCCGCCGGCGCGACGTGACCGTGCGGCACATCCTCCCGGCGGTCTCGGGGCAGGCCGCGGTGGCGATCGTGCTGCTGCTGCCGCACGCGATCTGGCACGAGTCCACGCTGTCGTTCCTCGGGTTGGGGCTGGCTCCCGACGCTGCCTCCCTCGGCACGCTGCTGGCGATCGCGCGCGGCGAGATGCTCATCGGCGCCTGGTGGGCGCTCGCCTTCCCCGCTCTCGTGCTCGTGGGGACCACGCTCGCGGCGTCCGGCATCGCGCACCGGCTGCAGCGCAGGTTCGCGCCCGTCGCGGAAGCGCGGGTCGCGTGA
- a CDS encoding urease accessory protein UreD: protein MSSALGFRAVASGPDAYAGTMNLSVGRAGGRSRPVRTESSGVLRLMKPLHLDDSGQVAYFVVNPGGAYFSEACRMDVEVLADANLLLSSQGATRIYRTPRGPAVQEAHFTVRSGGRLEYVPDQLIAYRDADYRQVTTITMAPDAQVFVEEIVTPGWDPDGTPFTYAGMLLRMEVHHVDGGLVCADNVRIVPGDIGAAIDGIGYMEGASHMGNVLILGQHVGDAYVEAVREVVDTSGLTTAGVTSGSRHGIPWVMVRALASSTDTLSAMVLAINEHDRAVTTGQGRLHLRRY from the coding sequence ATGAGTTCGGCGTTGGGGTTCCGCGCGGTCGCGTCCGGGCCGGATGCGTACGCGGGGACGATGAACCTGTCCGTGGGGCGGGCCGGGGGCCGATCCCGGCCCGTGCGGACCGAGAGCTCCGGTGTCCTGCGGTTGATGAAGCCGTTGCACCTGGACGACTCGGGCCAGGTCGCGTACTTCGTGGTCAACCCGGGGGGCGCCTACTTCAGCGAGGCCTGCCGCATGGACGTGGAGGTGCTGGCGGACGCCAACCTGCTGCTGTCCTCGCAGGGTGCCACCCGCATCTACCGGACGCCCCGCGGCCCGGCCGTGCAGGAGGCCCACTTCACGGTGCGGTCCGGCGGACGCCTGGAATACGTTCCCGACCAGCTGATCGCCTACCGGGACGCCGACTACCGACAGGTGACCACGATCACCATGGCCCCCGACGCACAGGTATTCGTCGAGGAGATCGTCACGCCCGGCTGGGACCCCGACGGCACCCCCTTCACCTATGCGGGGATGCTGCTGCGCATGGAAGTCCATCACGTCGACGGCGGCCTGGTGTGTGCCGACAACGTGCGGATCGTGCCGGGCGACATCGGCGCGGCCATCGACGGCATCGGATACATGGAGGGCGCCTCGCACATGGGCAACGTGCTCATCCTGGGCCAGCACGTCGGCGACGCGTACGTCGAGGCCGTGCGCGAGGTGGTGGACACCTCGGGCCTGACGACGGCGGGCGTGACGTCCGGCTCGCGCCACGGGATCCCCTGGGTCATGGTGCGCGCGTTGGCGTCCTCGACCGACACGCTGAGCGCGATGGTCCTGGCGATCAACGAGCACGACCGGGCGGTGACCACCGGCCAGGGACGCCTCCACCTGCGGCGCTACTGA
- the ureG gene encoding urease accessory protein UreG → MTQDGPIRIGIGGPVGAGKTQLIERITRRMADTVSMAAITNDIYTIEDAKILAATSVLPEDRIIGVETGGCPHTAVREDTSMNDAAVEEMIRRHPDVEMLFIESGGDNLSATFSPELVDFAIYVIDVAQGEKIPRKAGHGMIKSDLLVINKTDLAPHVGANLDIMRADTLRVRGKNPFVFTNLKTDEGLDEVEAWLNHAVLMNDLA, encoded by the coding sequence GTGACCCAGGACGGACCCATCCGCATCGGCATCGGCGGCCCCGTCGGCGCCGGCAAGACCCAGTTGATCGAGCGCATTACCCGGCGCATGGCCGACACGGTGTCGATGGCCGCGATCACAAACGACATCTACACGATCGAGGACGCAAAGATCCTCGCCGCCACCAGTGTGCTGCCCGAGGACCGCATCATCGGCGTCGAGACCGGCGGCTGCCCGCACACGGCCGTCCGCGAGGACACGTCGATGAACGACGCGGCGGTCGAGGAGATGATCCGTCGCCACCCCGACGTCGAGATGCTGTTCATCGAATCCGGCGGCGATAACCTGTCGGCCACGTTCAGTCCCGAGCTGGTGGACTTCGCCATCTATGTCATCGACGTGGCGCAGGGGGAGAAGATCCCGCGCAAGGCCGGGCACGGCATGATCAAGTCCGACCTGCTGGTGATCAACAAGACCGACCTCGCCCCGCACGTCGGGGCGAACCTCGACATCATGCGCGCCGACACGCTCAGAGTGCGCGGGAAGAACCCGTTCGTCTTCACGAACCTGAAGACTGACGAGGGGCTCGACGAGGTCGAGGCCTGGCTCAACCACGCGGTGCTGATGAACGACCTGGCATGA
- a CDS encoding ABC transporter permease, whose product MTTTAASFTAARTARRRREVRGLVWRRLAVLVPLLAVISMGVFLLADASPFDPLVGYLGDRYQFTSDAQRDTLTQTLQLDQSWWVAWTTWLGGLVQGDLGHSRAYAMPVADLIAQRLPWTLLLSTAGLVIAVVLGVAGGAMAALRPGSVIDRLVHGVSMVVQAVPPFVVAMLAILVGALALGWFPAGGASPISGPRTIGAVAHHLALPALVLGLSQTPWLLLAVRAEVTAGLSSDPVRAAVSRGIGWPRVVTGHVLPQAWAPLATLAGVRLPELIVGAVLVEEVFAWPGLAAALVTSARVLDLPLLAFLTLASTALVLLGSLLADVAYLRLDPRVRADD is encoded by the coding sequence ATGACCACGACCGCCGCCAGCTTCACCGCCGCCCGCACCGCACGTCGCCGACGTGAGGTGCGGGGGCTGGTGTGGCGGCGGCTGGCGGTGCTGGTCCCCCTGCTGGCCGTGATCTCGATGGGTGTGTTCCTCCTGGCGGACGCGTCGCCCTTCGACCCCCTCGTCGGCTATCTGGGCGACCGTTACCAGTTCACCAGCGACGCCCAGCGCGACACGCTCACCCAGACGCTGCAGCTCGACCAGAGCTGGTGGGTCGCCTGGACGACGTGGCTGGGCGGGCTCGTGCAGGGCGATCTGGGGCACTCCCGCGCGTACGCGATGCCGGTGGCCGACCTCATCGCGCAGCGCCTCCCCTGGACCCTGCTGCTGTCGACGGCCGGGCTCGTGATCGCCGTGGTCCTGGGTGTTGCCGGTGGGGCCATGGCCGCGCTGCGGCCGGGGTCGGTGATCGATCGGCTGGTCCACGGTGTATCGATGGTCGTGCAGGCCGTGCCCCCCTTCGTGGTGGCCATGCTGGCCATCCTGGTGGGGGCCTTGGCGCTGGGCTGGTTCCCGGCGGGCGGGGCGTCCCCCATCTCCGGGCCCCGCACCATCGGTGCCGTCGCACACCACCTGGCATTGCCCGCCCTCGTGCTGGGCCTGTCGCAGACGCCGTGGCTGTTGCTCGCCGTGCGCGCCGAGGTCACCGCGGGGCTGTCGTCCGACCCCGTTCGTGCCGCCGTCTCCCGGGGCATCGGGTGGCCGCGGGTCGTGACCGGACACGTGCTGCCGCAGGCGTGGGCACCGCTGGCGACGCTGGCGGGCGTTCGGTTGCCGGAGTTGATCGTGGGCGCCGTGTTGGTCGAGGAGGTGTTCGCCTGGCCGGGCCTCGCCGCAGCGCTGGTTACGTCGGCCCGTGTGCTCGACCTGCCCCTGTTGGCGTTCCTGACCCTGGCGAGCACGGCGCTGGTGCTGCTGGGATCGCTGCTGGCCGACGTCGCGTACCTGCGTCTCGACCCCAGGGTGCGTGCCGATGACTGA
- a CDS encoding metalloregulator ArsR/SmtB family transcription factor, with protein sequence MSKIDDPDLPGPSSDAWARHFELLADPTRLKLLSHIHLHPDSPVVDLAAAAGISQTAASQALRVLREQGWVQARREGRLVRYRLIDEVAHHVLHFMGHRHDG encoded by the coding sequence ATGTCCAAGATCGACGATCCCGACCTGCCCGGCCCCTCATCCGACGCCTGGGCCCGGCACTTCGAGCTTCTGGCCGACCCGACGCGCCTGAAGCTGCTCTCGCACATCCACCTGCACCCGGACTCGCCCGTGGTCGACCTGGCTGCTGCGGCGGGGATCTCCCAGACGGCCGCATCCCAGGCCCTGCGGGTGCTGCGGGAGCAGGGTTGGGTGCAGGCCCGCCGCGAAGGGCGGCTGGTGCGCTACCGCCTCATCGATGAGGTCGCCCACCACGTCCTGCACTTCATGGGGCACCGGCACGACGGCTGA